A single region of the Brachypodium distachyon strain Bd21 chromosome 3, Brachypodium_distachyon_v3.0, whole genome shotgun sequence genome encodes:
- the LOC100821827 gene encoding zinc finger MYM-type protein 1-like isoform X1 has product MANYPYNEHRRRFQYSYFTNFPWLEYSLVKHHAYCLPCFLFTRKPNGRCGSDTFTVDGFSNWKKVNAGKNCAFLTHMGKDSNSAHNFSVRSFHSLKNSMTHIDKAIVQASAKMIGNARQRLKVTIDSIRWLTFQACAFRGHDESPGSINQGNFLELIKLLALYNKEVNEVVLQNAPRNAKYTSGEVQQEILQLLSRRVQKNIIEEIGTSKFCIMVDEARDESKKDQMALVIRFVNKEGFIKERFLDVIHVKNTVASTLKDAICAVLVDNNLNVQDIRGQGYDGASNMRGEWNGLKALILNECPYAYYVHCMAHQLQLALVAASREVPDLHNFFQHANFIINVVSASSKRNDELLAKQAIEIAREIELGELDTGKGANQIGSLQRTGDTRWSSHFKSIHSLRKMFGATIAVLRSIATDHSVSQYSRGDAAGALKIIISFDFVFILHLMEKIMKITDVLCQILQKKSVDILNALNSVSNTKALIGKLRKDGWEPLMEEVKSFCLKHEIDIPDLNNKYVDVTKSRKKHDNTTTLHHYKVDVFHVAIDQQVVELNNRFGVQSTELLTLCASLDPRLDSFDISNICSLVEKFYPADFSTQERAQLESQLPHFQLDVCNHPELKCVPSLADLTVGLAKTGELHNLDTTNEPEAPIFDKTPQCLTKVFINFAENSSDKKIAAGRT; this is encoded by the exons ATGGCCAATTATCCGTATAATGAACATCGTCGTCGATTCCAATATAGCTATTTCACTAATTTTCCTTGGCTAGAGTATTCACTTGTTAAACATCATGCATATTGCCTGCCTTGTTTCCTCTTCACAAGAAAGCCAAATGGTAGATGTGGCTCGGATACATTCACAGTTGATGGATTTTCGAACTGGAAGAAGGTGAATGCTGGAAAAAATTGTGCTTTCTTAACTCACATGGGCAAAGATTCAAACTCTGCTCATAACTTTTCGGTTCGATCGTTTCATAGTCTGAAAAATAGTATGACTCATATCGACAAGGCGATTGTACAAGCATCTGCAAAAATGATTGGAAATGCAAGGCAAAGGCTTAAAGTTACAATTGATTCCATCAG GTGGTTAACATTCCAAGCTTGTGCTTTTAGAGGCCATGATGAATCTCCGGGATCCATAAATCAGGGTAATTTTCTTGAATTGATAAAGTTATTGGCTTTGTATAACAAGGAGGTGAATGAGGTTGTCCTACAAAATGCTCCACGCAATGCTAAGTACACATCTGGAGAGGTTCAACAAGAAATTCTTCAGTTACTATCTCGTAGAGTGCAGAAAAATATTATAGAAGAAATTGGTACTAGCAAGTTCTGTATAATGGTGGACGAAGCTCGAGATGAATCCAAAAAAGACCAGATGGCATTGGTCATTCGATTTGTTAACAAGGAAGGGTTTATAAAGGAGCGGTTCCTCGATGTTATTCATGTAAAAAACACGGTTGCATCGACTCTGAAGGATGCAATTTGTGCTGTCCTTGTCGATAATAATCTGAATGTGCAAGATATCAGAGGACAAGGATACGACGGGGCAAGCAACATGAGAGGGGAATGGAATGGACTGAAGGCTCTTATTCTGAACGAGTGCCCTTATGCATATTATGTCCATTGCATGGCTCATCAGTTACAGTTGGCTCTTGTTGCAGCATCAAGAGAAGTGCCTGATTTGCACAATTTTTTTCAGCATGCAAATTTCATCATAAATGTGGTTAGTGCGTCGTCTAAACGCAATGATGAGTTACTTGCAAAACAAGCTATTGagattgcacgtgaaattgaATTGGGAGAGCTCGATACAGGCAAAGGGGCAAATCAAATAGGCTCTTTACAGAGAACAGGGGACACTAGATGGAGCTCTCACTTCAAGTCAATTCACAGCTTGCGAAAGATGTTTGGTGCTACAATTGCAGTCCTAAGGAGTATAGCAACGGATCATTCCGTCTCACAATATTCTAGAGGAGATGCTGCAGGAGCCCTAAAGATAATCAtctcttttgattttgtttttattctGCACCTCATGGAGAAAATTATGAAGATAACAGATGTCTTGTGTCAAATACTCCAAAAGAAATCTGTTGACATATTGAATGCATTAAATTCTGTCTCAAACACCAAGGCGCTTATTGGTAAGCTAAGGAAAGATGGTTGGGAACCTCTTATGGAGGAGGTTAAATCTTTTTGTCTGAAGCATGAGATTGATATCCCAGATTTGAACAACAA GTATGTTGATGTGACTAAGTCTCGGAAAAAACATGATAACACAACAACACTCCACCACTATAAAGTAGATGTGTTCCACGTTGCCATAGATCAACAAGTGGTGGAGCTCAATAATCGATTTGGTGTTCAAAGTACAGAGCTTCTGACACTGTGTGCATCCTTGGATCCAAGACTTGACTCTTTTGACATATCAAATATATGTTCTTTGGTGGAAAAGTTTTATCCGGCTGATTTTTCTACCCAAGAACGAGCTCAACTGGAGTCTCAGCTGCCACATTTCCAATTGGATGTCTGCAACCATCCGGAACTAAAATGCGTGCCTTCACTTGCTGATTTGACAGTTGGTCTAGCTAAAACAG GTGAGTTGCACAATCTCGATACTACGAATGAGCCTGAGGCTCCTATCTTTGACAAGACACCTCAAT GCCTCACAAAAGTTTTTATTAACTTTGCTGAGAACAGCAGTGATAAGAAGATAGCAGCGGGGCGAACCTGA
- the LOC100821827 gene encoding zinc finger MYM-type protein 1-like isoform X3, with amino-acid sequence MANYPYNEHRRRFQYSYFTNFPWLEYSLVKHHAYCLPCFLFTRKPNGRCGSDTFTVDGFSNWKKVNAGKNCAFLTHMGKDSNSAHNFSVRSFHSLKNSMTHIDKAIVQASAKMIGNARQRLKVTIDSIRWLTFQACAFRGHDESPGSINQGNFLELIKLLALYNKEVNEVVLQNAPRNAKYTSGEVQQEILQLLSRRVQKNIIEEIGTSKFCIMVDEARDESKKDQMALVIRFVNKEGFIKERFLDVIHVKNTVASTLKDAICAVLVDNNLNVQDIRGQGYDGASNMRGEWNGLKALILNECPYAYYVHCMAHQLQLALVAASREVPDLHNFFQHANFIINVVSASSKRNDELLAKQAIEIAREIELGELDTGKGANQIGSLQRTGDTRWSSHFKSIHSLRKMFGATIAVLRSIATDHSVSQYSRGDAAGALKIIISFDFVFILHLMEKIMKITDVLCQILQKKSVDILNALNSVSNTKALIGKLRKDGWEPLMEEVKSFCLKHEIDIPDLNNKYVDVTKSRKKHDNTTTLHHYKVDVFHVAIDQQVVELNNRFGVQSTELLTLCASLDPRLDSFDISNICSLVEKFYPADFSTQERAQLESQLPHFQLDVCNHPELKCVPSLADLTVGLAKTGELHNLDTTNEPEAPIFDKTPQLIRR; translated from the exons ATGGCCAATTATCCGTATAATGAACATCGTCGTCGATTCCAATATAGCTATTTCACTAATTTTCCTTGGCTAGAGTATTCACTTGTTAAACATCATGCATATTGCCTGCCTTGTTTCCTCTTCACAAGAAAGCCAAATGGTAGATGTGGCTCGGATACATTCACAGTTGATGGATTTTCGAACTGGAAGAAGGTGAATGCTGGAAAAAATTGTGCTTTCTTAACTCACATGGGCAAAGATTCAAACTCTGCTCATAACTTTTCGGTTCGATCGTTTCATAGTCTGAAAAATAGTATGACTCATATCGACAAGGCGATTGTACAAGCATCTGCAAAAATGATTGGAAATGCAAGGCAAAGGCTTAAAGTTACAATTGATTCCATCAG GTGGTTAACATTCCAAGCTTGTGCTTTTAGAGGCCATGATGAATCTCCGGGATCCATAAATCAGGGTAATTTTCTTGAATTGATAAAGTTATTGGCTTTGTATAACAAGGAGGTGAATGAGGTTGTCCTACAAAATGCTCCACGCAATGCTAAGTACACATCTGGAGAGGTTCAACAAGAAATTCTTCAGTTACTATCTCGTAGAGTGCAGAAAAATATTATAGAAGAAATTGGTACTAGCAAGTTCTGTATAATGGTGGACGAAGCTCGAGATGAATCCAAAAAAGACCAGATGGCATTGGTCATTCGATTTGTTAACAAGGAAGGGTTTATAAAGGAGCGGTTCCTCGATGTTATTCATGTAAAAAACACGGTTGCATCGACTCTGAAGGATGCAATTTGTGCTGTCCTTGTCGATAATAATCTGAATGTGCAAGATATCAGAGGACAAGGATACGACGGGGCAAGCAACATGAGAGGGGAATGGAATGGACTGAAGGCTCTTATTCTGAACGAGTGCCCTTATGCATATTATGTCCATTGCATGGCTCATCAGTTACAGTTGGCTCTTGTTGCAGCATCAAGAGAAGTGCCTGATTTGCACAATTTTTTTCAGCATGCAAATTTCATCATAAATGTGGTTAGTGCGTCGTCTAAACGCAATGATGAGTTACTTGCAAAACAAGCTATTGagattgcacgtgaaattgaATTGGGAGAGCTCGATACAGGCAAAGGGGCAAATCAAATAGGCTCTTTACAGAGAACAGGGGACACTAGATGGAGCTCTCACTTCAAGTCAATTCACAGCTTGCGAAAGATGTTTGGTGCTACAATTGCAGTCCTAAGGAGTATAGCAACGGATCATTCCGTCTCACAATATTCTAGAGGAGATGCTGCAGGAGCCCTAAAGATAATCAtctcttttgattttgtttttattctGCACCTCATGGAGAAAATTATGAAGATAACAGATGTCTTGTGTCAAATACTCCAAAAGAAATCTGTTGACATATTGAATGCATTAAATTCTGTCTCAAACACCAAGGCGCTTATTGGTAAGCTAAGGAAAGATGGTTGGGAACCTCTTATGGAGGAGGTTAAATCTTTTTGTCTGAAGCATGAGATTGATATCCCAGATTTGAACAACAA GTATGTTGATGTGACTAAGTCTCGGAAAAAACATGATAACACAACAACACTCCACCACTATAAAGTAGATGTGTTCCACGTTGCCATAGATCAACAAGTGGTGGAGCTCAATAATCGATTTGGTGTTCAAAGTACAGAGCTTCTGACACTGTGTGCATCCTTGGATCCAAGACTTGACTCTTTTGACATATCAAATATATGTTCTTTGGTGGAAAAGTTTTATCCGGCTGATTTTTCTACCCAAGAACGAGCTCAACTGGAGTCTCAGCTGCCACATTTCCAATTGGATGTCTGCAACCATCCGGAACTAAAATGCGTGCCTTCACTTGCTGATTTGACAGTTGGTCTAGCTAAAACAG GTGAGTTGCACAATCTCGATACTACGAATGAGCCTGAGGCTCCTATCTTTGACAAGACACCTCAAT TGATAAGAAGATAG
- the LOC100821827 gene encoding zinc finger MYM-type protein 1-like isoform X2 gives MANYPYNEHRRRFQYSYFTNFPWLEYSLVKHHAYCLPCFLFTRKPNGRCGSDTFTVDGFSNWKKVNAGKNCAFLTHMGKDSNSAHNFSVRSFHSLKNSMTHIDKAIVQASAKMIGNARQRLKVTIDSIRWLTFQACAFRGHDESPGSINQGNFLELIKLLALYNKEVNEVVLQNAPRNAKYTSGEVQQEILQLLSRRVQKNIIEEIGTSKFCIMVDEARDESKKDQMALVIRFVNKEGFIKERFLDVIHVKNTVASTLKDAICAVLVDNNLNVQDIRGQGYDGASNMRGEWNGLKALILNECPYAYYVHCMAHQLQLALVAASREVPDLHNFFQHANFIINVVSASSKRNDELLAKQAIEIAREIELGELDTGKGANQIGSLQRTGDTRWSSHFKSIHSLRKMFGATIAVLRSIATDHSVSQYSRGDAAGALKIIISFDFVFILHLMEKIMKITDVLCQILQKKSVDILNALNSVSNTKALIGKLRKDGWEPLMEEVKSFCLKHEIDIPDLNNKYVDVTKSRKKHDNTTTLHHYKVDVFHVAIDQQVVELNNRFGVQSTELLTLCASLDPRLDSFDISNICSLVEKFYPADFSTQERAQLESQLPHFQLDVCNHPELKCVPSLADLTVGLAKTGELHNLDTTNEPEAPIFDKTPQSVIRR, from the exons ATGGCCAATTATCCGTATAATGAACATCGTCGTCGATTCCAATATAGCTATTTCACTAATTTTCCTTGGCTAGAGTATTCACTTGTTAAACATCATGCATATTGCCTGCCTTGTTTCCTCTTCACAAGAAAGCCAAATGGTAGATGTGGCTCGGATACATTCACAGTTGATGGATTTTCGAACTGGAAGAAGGTGAATGCTGGAAAAAATTGTGCTTTCTTAACTCACATGGGCAAAGATTCAAACTCTGCTCATAACTTTTCGGTTCGATCGTTTCATAGTCTGAAAAATAGTATGACTCATATCGACAAGGCGATTGTACAAGCATCTGCAAAAATGATTGGAAATGCAAGGCAAAGGCTTAAAGTTACAATTGATTCCATCAG GTGGTTAACATTCCAAGCTTGTGCTTTTAGAGGCCATGATGAATCTCCGGGATCCATAAATCAGGGTAATTTTCTTGAATTGATAAAGTTATTGGCTTTGTATAACAAGGAGGTGAATGAGGTTGTCCTACAAAATGCTCCACGCAATGCTAAGTACACATCTGGAGAGGTTCAACAAGAAATTCTTCAGTTACTATCTCGTAGAGTGCAGAAAAATATTATAGAAGAAATTGGTACTAGCAAGTTCTGTATAATGGTGGACGAAGCTCGAGATGAATCCAAAAAAGACCAGATGGCATTGGTCATTCGATTTGTTAACAAGGAAGGGTTTATAAAGGAGCGGTTCCTCGATGTTATTCATGTAAAAAACACGGTTGCATCGACTCTGAAGGATGCAATTTGTGCTGTCCTTGTCGATAATAATCTGAATGTGCAAGATATCAGAGGACAAGGATACGACGGGGCAAGCAACATGAGAGGGGAATGGAATGGACTGAAGGCTCTTATTCTGAACGAGTGCCCTTATGCATATTATGTCCATTGCATGGCTCATCAGTTACAGTTGGCTCTTGTTGCAGCATCAAGAGAAGTGCCTGATTTGCACAATTTTTTTCAGCATGCAAATTTCATCATAAATGTGGTTAGTGCGTCGTCTAAACGCAATGATGAGTTACTTGCAAAACAAGCTATTGagattgcacgtgaaattgaATTGGGAGAGCTCGATACAGGCAAAGGGGCAAATCAAATAGGCTCTTTACAGAGAACAGGGGACACTAGATGGAGCTCTCACTTCAAGTCAATTCACAGCTTGCGAAAGATGTTTGGTGCTACAATTGCAGTCCTAAGGAGTATAGCAACGGATCATTCCGTCTCACAATATTCTAGAGGAGATGCTGCAGGAGCCCTAAAGATAATCAtctcttttgattttgtttttattctGCACCTCATGGAGAAAATTATGAAGATAACAGATGTCTTGTGTCAAATACTCCAAAAGAAATCTGTTGACATATTGAATGCATTAAATTCTGTCTCAAACACCAAGGCGCTTATTGGTAAGCTAAGGAAAGATGGTTGGGAACCTCTTATGGAGGAGGTTAAATCTTTTTGTCTGAAGCATGAGATTGATATCCCAGATTTGAACAACAA GTATGTTGATGTGACTAAGTCTCGGAAAAAACATGATAACACAACAACACTCCACCACTATAAAGTAGATGTGTTCCACGTTGCCATAGATCAACAAGTGGTGGAGCTCAATAATCGATTTGGTGTTCAAAGTACAGAGCTTCTGACACTGTGTGCATCCTTGGATCCAAGACTTGACTCTTTTGACATATCAAATATATGTTCTTTGGTGGAAAAGTTTTATCCGGCTGATTTTTCTACCCAAGAACGAGCTCAACTGGAGTCTCAGCTGCCACATTTCCAATTGGATGTCTGCAACCATCCGGAACTAAAATGCGTGCCTTCACTTGCTGATTTGACAGTTGGTCTAGCTAAAACAG GTGAGTTGCACAATCTCGATACTACGAATGAGCCTGAGGCTCCTATCTTTGACAAGACACCTCAAT CAGTGATAAGAAGATAG